From the Ipomoea triloba cultivar NCNSP0323 chromosome 8, ASM357664v1 genome, the window cgaattgctctctAGGCATCCGCCTAGGTGACTGGCCGTCTAGGAGGACGCCTAGCACCTAACTCGGCCAACTAGGTCGaatggccgagttaactcgaacGAGTCGGTcttattagttttattattatatttatatatatatttaaatttatttatttatataagtaagagaagtaatatatatatatatatatatatatatatatatatatatatatatatatatatataggtgactGGCCGtctaggaggccgcctagcgcctaactcccGACTAGGTCGaatggccgagttaactcgaacGAGTCgatcttattaattttattattatatttatatatatttaaatttatttatttatataagtaagagaagtaagatatatatatatatatatatatatatatatatatatatatatatatagtccccaTCAGATGTGGCCAGTCTCccccgtgcggctgtgtggccttatttgcaccattagatcccatgatctaaggcttcatattaatccaaacaatacagGCGCCGATCTTTAGCTACGCGAACGGGAAGAACACTGTTGACAATTCAATACAATTTCAaaatcagatcagatcagacgaCGACGGAGACTTGAAGCCGTTGAGCAAtgagcaacaaacaccagacgagcgtagaaggggctccatcaccagcaacgagcgctccgttctGAACAAAACACATATGTCGACTCCAACAGagaaacgagaatggagtaattcgcaatactctgtgcattatcaacattaatctggttcatatttggaataattttggtgtaatTCACAATAGTaagtgtatttggtgtgtggtgtgtttaatctgagaactggtgcattttataacgtataatggtgtgttttaattttcttggtgtatttgaattgagtggtgtatttcggtatggtggggaatggtgtgttttaatttgtccaatggtgcattttataacgtataatggtgtgttttaatacacatggtggtgaattttacgagagtagttggatttggtgtgtggtggttaagtggtgtgttttaatctgagaattggtgcattttataacgtataatggtgtgttttaattttgttggtgcatttgaattgagtggtttACGTAGAAtgtgtgtgttttaataatacggtTTTTGGTGTATTCTGTACTCGAAAATTACCTTctcacttacaattaccataaagcccccacttaagttacgcgaattaaacttcctaaatcctaatatataacctccaccgtTAGATCACCTCCATCCAGCGGCATATCTTGGGCCACATGACCGCACGTAATGCACaggccgcatttgattaattttctatatatatatatatatatatatatatatgacatacacccacacacatgaattatttttttgtttttataggccctaggcgctagtctaccgctcgactagcgcctactgcaaccatgccaACCAGCTAGTGTTTACAAACAGGAGTGATTCTGAGTTGTTCAATGATTTGAAGTTGCTATCCATCCAATTCCAAAAGGTGAGAAATACAAAGATGAGTTTTTATGGATAGCCTAAATGCTTAGTAAATTCAATCATTTACCACATgtacaattaaaattatttagtaTCATTGAGTTCACTTTTTGGTGGCCCATGTAGGAGAAAAATTTCTCCGAATTGCCTAGCCAAAAATTTTATATGGTTCATTTGTTTTAAGTTTTCTTTTGTTGCATTATTCTGCTATATCAATATATTGTCCAGTTCACTAATTTGAAATTGGTTCATTTGTAAAATTTTGACCATAAACAGATGTTGTGTTGCAATTGCAAACATTCAAGATAAATACATAGTTTATAAAATTTGGGgaaataacaaaaatgaaatgtttAAAAAAGCATTGTGAGTATCAAACAAATgttacatgtatcaatttttgtATTACATGACATTGCTATGCAATGTATAAAAAatgcttttattaattaattactcgTGAATTATTTATCACCCCATcacaaattaatcaaatataaatactcaaagaaaatataaaatattatacatcTTCCACTAACCTGTGAATTAAATCATTAGAATCACACCaaataaaagtgaaaaagtacAGTTGCACTTCtatagatgatgatgatgatgcaatttgatataatataagaataaaggtcaaataagccactcAGCTGCACATCAAATTGCAATTAGACTAttgatctaaaaaaaatataattgggtccctgaacaaCACAAACTCATGTAATTCAACttaaaatgacttgtttacttGAAAATATGTTGACGTGACGGttactaaatttaaatatgtattctatttaaaattatttttaaaaaattatttttaaattcgatAACTGACACATCAACATATTTTCaagtaaacaagtcattttaagttgaattgcatgagtttgtgttgTTTAGTgactcaattatatatatttgtttagtTTGATGTCTAATTGTAATTTGATGTACAATTGAATGAAGTATTTGAgccttattcctttatttaatttaatatatgcACCAGAATAAAAGATATCCAAGGATTAGGTATAAGAccaaacaaaaattatttattattatttattattactggAAGTTAAATGTGCTTCTCCAAGAAAATATGTTGCTTCATAGTCAAATAAAGAGGCAAAGAGTACGTCGAAACGGACTCCGTGTCTTGTTAAAGCACTACAATTCACATTAAACCACAGGACTTTTCTTTCATACACCTTTCAGCAAATACTTGATGGGCATTTTATAGAACAGCTACCAAATACATTTAGCAGCCAAAAAAAATGCCGACTTGTGCTGTCAAAGGAGGATGTCCCAGCGACTACATAGCCATCTCCATCGCTCTTGCCTCCATAATCTTGTAATTTCTTGCTTCGGTCCTTGGTTTTTCTCATAAAAATTGCATCTTTAGTTTCTGACCAAGAATTACAGCTTATGAGGGTGCGtgtgtttttgttgtttaattgaTCTCAAGTAGCACTCTGGGAGTCTGGGTCTTAATTTGTTTTCTGATCTGAAATGAGCATTAGCTACATATTGGAGGTTTTGAAGCCAATAGCCATGAGTCGTTGTTTTCTTGCTCTTTCTGGCTGTTATGCTGAGGAAGAGGATTTGATATCTTGTAGtttctatttatattataaatggaaattaattgtattaagcttttgaaatttgattgTAGACTACTTGCAAAATCGATGTCGCCATATCTGATTCACAAGATCCCAAGGCCCAGAGGAAGTAGCTTCTGGCTTGTTGCAATTCAAGTCTTTGCAAGCTTCAACCTTTTGTTGTCAATTGTGGTAATAAGTGAGGCTTTACTACtgcaaatataatttattatattccaTTTGATATTCATTTCCAGTTATAGGATCCTTATAATTGCCTCAGGCAACAAACAGTAGCTTGAAACCTTCTATGGCTTTTCCAGGTGGCCCTCCATCTCTTAAAATTCGGAAAGAGGCATTGGTGGAAATCTTGCTATCTTTGGGCAGGTTAATTACTATAGTATGACTAAAATTGGACTTTAGTTTTCTTGCCTAATGCCTTTTGCTTTACTCAATCTTGCAAATAATGATGGTTTGGTCATATTGCATTCATTCCAGTCTGGATTGAGGGTCCTCTTGGCTTTGGTTTGCTGTTGAGCTGCCGCATTGCACAGGCATTTCACCTGTATTTTGTGTTTGTGAAGTAAGTTTGCTTCTTTAACGCAGGAGCTACTGCATGTTCCTTGAAATGATTGAATGATTATTTTGGGATTTGTTTCATAAATTTATCAAGTTCTTATATAAACCTACTCAATGGACAAGGCAACCTCCCCGGCCTCCCAAGCCTGGgaacaaaagaaataaagaatatGACCTTTGCAGAAGGAACCTGTTAAGAGTCTcacattgaaaaaaataagagagaacatataggtttataaggtcatggttAGATTAGCTAATTGATTTGATTCAattttttagtgtggtttggcccatatgcattatagcccagttgagtgaccttggcccaatcttagattataatatGGTATTAGAGTCTTGTTCGGTCCATTTTGTGTTCACCCAGTTGTCTACCCGTGGTATTGGTGTTATTTGGTCCACTTCGAACATATGggtttagtgtggtttggcccatgtgcattatagcccataATGCAACTTGGCAAAGAGATGGGCACATAATAAAGACATGGGTAGAGGTAGTGGATGAGTGTCCCAAAGTCTCTGGAATGTTAAAATAGGCAAATCCCAACCATTGTCTCTTTCCTTTCACTGAATGTCAGTGCTATTAGTGGTTTATCTAGATTTTTCTTGTCCTCGACTGTCCAGTTTATGTTACTAACTTTCCCATGTTTAGTTTAACCTTATTCATCTTCACTTGCTTGTCTGATGTTCCAGGAGACGTCTGCCGCCAATCAGATCCTATATATTCCTCCCAATGATTCTCTTGCCTTGGATTGCTGGTGCTTCCTGTAAGActgattaatttgttttgttttgttttttttttttggttgtgtgTGCAGTGAGAGTTCCTTGGCGCTTATGTGCTTGATAAGAAGAAACAAATACACGTCTTTCATATTCTACTTGAAAACTTTTGcactttattcttttatttcaattattaagtCATTCAGCATATTGCTGCTGCTATATGTTATTTGTGTCTTTAAACTGTCCACCATCTGTTGAACTATGTTCATTGTTGTTAGTAAGGTAGGCATGTATCTTTTTCGTTTTCTCTCCTCCTTCACCCCCCACACCCCCCTGCATTTAGATACATTAAAAGTTACAAAACATAAGGATCTTAATGCCACGAACAATATGCTGGACGGGAGAGTTTCCAGTCATAATTCTGATAATCAAGGTAGCACTTCATGGCTGAATCTGCTAGCCAATATCTTTGGTTTTACAAATTtttgtaaatgttatttttgactttttctctcttttaaatttttttttttaaagaaggcATGTTTTACTTGCCCTATTTTCATTTGAAGTGTTTTCTGTATTATCAGTAACAGAATTTTTTATGCTGATTTGTTCATGTCAAGAAAGCCTGTGTATTGCTTTTAAAAATGGCAGTTTCTTTGCTGCAGTTCTTCACAAAGAGAAGCCTCTAAATGACCATTGCCACATGGGGGTTCGGTGGATCATTCCGGTTATTTCCCTTCACGCAATATATGTCGCCACTTTGATTGGTTTTACAGGAGCTATTCATCACATAGAGTTCAGATTCCAGGAACTCAAAGCCCTCTGGAGGGGAATACTTGTTTCCACGGCTTCCATTGGTATTTCTGTTTAcattttgctttttatttttatttatttttggtaccTGTGCGACATATTACATACTATTATAATATACTCTATGTATGTAAAGATATTTAAGCATATGCTTAATTCCActgcttttgtgttttaaggaCTTTGGATAGTTGCCTATGTTTTGAATGAGATTCATGAGGAAATATCATGGCTTCAAGTTGCTTCCAGATTTGTCTTACTAGTTGTGGTACGATTCCAGGGattctattattttaagttatcaTGAACTGGACCTAAAACTGTAGTTGATTCAATTATTAACTATTTGGCATTTTTGCCTCCCCAGACAAGTGCCCTTGTGAtggcatttttctctttttcaatTTCTCAACCACTTGCCTCGCTTATGAGCATGACGAAGAAGGATCAAGGGGAGTACCAGACAATGGGTCAGGCATTGGGCATACCTGATAGTGGGGTTCTTTTTCAAAGGGAATCATCATGGGATTTCAACCCCAATGAACCTTTGGATAAGCTTCTGCTGAACAAATGGTTTCGTCAATCCTTCATGGCATTTGCAGACAGGTATCTTTTTTGTCAAGGACCTAATGTTTCTGAATTTGTactttttggatgacgagggaaaccccacAACTCTTTCGAGTATGAGTAAAcctcgccttgtgaccctaaccggtaaaggatcacaaggaagtaaaccaacTTAGGTTACCAACCAAGGGGACAAGATTCAAACtcgtaaccttgtggttacaaacGAAAGCTCTAGACGCTGTGAATATATgagagaataatgtatatttgtatatatctctatgtatagaactgtacagactaccactacttatacaagaatagagagaaccctaatgggcttatctataaacgggcttagggtttaacactccccctcaagctggagagtatagatcatatgctctaagcttgttacaaatatgccCAACTCTAGGAGCTCTAAGAGACTTTATTAGGATATCAGCCAACTGATCTGCAGAGTTGACAAAGCTAGTCTTGATACTCCCAGACACAATTTTCTCCCTGATAAAGTGGCAGTCaacctcaatatgtttggtcctctcatgaaagactggatttgaggcaatatgaagagctgcttggttgtcacatattaATGTCATTTGAGCGACCTGGCCACACTGTAACTCTTGAAGTAAATGCTTAAGCCATATCAACTCACACGTGACAAGAGCCATAGCAcggtattcagcttcagcactggatctggcaacaacatcttgtttcttactcttctaagatataagattaccaccaatgagtACACAGTAACCTGAGGTAGATCGTCTGTCaaaaggacaaccagcccagtctgcatcagaatatcccacaacaaaaggacaaccagcccagtctgcATCAGAATATCCCACAACTTGAGCATGACCAGCCCAGTCTGCATCAGAATATCccacaacttgagcatgtcctctatcttcatcatcagaatatcccacaacttgagcatgtcctctatcttcatacagagaatatcccacaacttgagcatgtcctCTATCTTCATACAGTAGACCTTGCCCTGGGGCTCTTTTGATGTACCTCAGAACTCGAAGACCTTGCCCTGGGGCTCTTTTGATGTACCTCAGAACTCGAATAGCAGCATCCCAATGAGTATCACAAGGACTTTCAAGAAACTGGCTTAATACACTGACTGCAAAGGAAATATTTGGTCGAGTGATtgtgagataattcaatttcccGATTAGTCTCCTGTATCTCTCTCGGTCAGGCAATGGCTCCCCCTGTCCTGGTAGAAGTttaacatttggatccattATCCACAGGTCTACAATCCAACAAACCCGTTTCTTCTAGAATATCCAAGGCATACTTCCTTTGAGAAATAACTATACTACTGTGAGACTGAGCTACTTCAATACCAAGGAAATATTTCAGTTTGCCCAAGTCCTTAGTCTGGAATCGACTGAAGAGATACTCTTTCAGTTTGGATATGCCTTCTTGATCACTTCCTGTTATAATGATGTCATCCACATACACAACaagatatatgcatttcccaCTAGAATGGCGATAGAACACAGAATGATCAACTTCACTCCGAACCATACCAAACTCACACACCACTGAGCTAAATCTCCcgaaccaagctcgtggagactGCTTTAAGCCATACAAAGAGCGGCGAAGCTTACACACCAAGccagactccccctgagcaacaaacccaggtggttgctccatataaacctcCTCTTTAAGATCGCCATGGAGgaaagcattcttgatatccaatTGGTGTAGGTCCCAATGGTTAATAGCAGCCAGAGACAACAACAAGCGGACTGATGCAATTTTagctacaggagaaaaagtatcaGTATAATCCAAACCAAAAATCTGGGTGTAGCCTTTAGCCACCAGCCTTGCTTTAAGGCGATCAATCTTACCATCAGGGCCCACCTTCACAGTATAAATCCATCTACACCCAACAACAGTCTTACCCACAGGGGGAGGAACCAACTCCCATGTGCCACTGGATTGAAGAGCCTCCATTTCTGTCAACATGGCTTGGCGCCAACCTGGATCCGAGAGAGCCTCACTAGTAGTCTTGGGTATAGGCACAGAAGacagatgagaaaggaaggcatAGTATGGGGAAGACACACGATGATAGctcaagaaagtatatatgggaTGAGGGTTACGAGTAGAACGTGTACCTCTACGGAGATCAGTGGATGCCTCAGTGGGATCAGGAACAGATTCTAGTGGAAGTGGTAGAACCGCAGCAGGAGGATCAGATGGCCCGGGTGAGTCAACAGGAGTCTCAGCAGGTGTAGGGCGAGGACGGCGTTGATAAACctgaagggggggggggttaggGACAACGGGAGGATCAGCTGGAAGATCAGTACTTTGGACAACTGGAGGATCAGTACTTTGGGCAACTGGAGGATCAGTACTTTGGGCAACTGGAGGACCAAGGTAAGGAATATGGAGGACTTCTCGAACAGTGTCTTTTGGAGAAGGCTGGAAGAAAGGAGATGACTCAATAAAGGTGACATCTGCAGACACAAAGTGTCGCTTGAGTGACGGAGAATAACACTTATAACCCTTTTGTAGTCGGGAATAACCTAAAAACACACACTTAACAGCTTTAGGATCCATCTTTGACCGCCCTGGCGTC encodes:
- the LOC116027671 gene encoding regulator of G-protein signaling 1 isoform X1 translates to MPTCAVKGGCPSDYIAISIALASIILLLAKSMSPYLIHKIPRPRGSSFWLVAIQVFASFNLLLSIVVALHLLKFGKRHWWKSCYLWAVWIEGPLGFGLLLSCRIAQAFHLYFVFVKRRLPPIRSYIFLPMILLPWIAGASFLHKEKPLNDHCHMGVRWIIPVISLHAIYVATLIGFTGAIHHIEFRFQELKALWRGILVSTASIGLWIVAYVLNEIHEEISWLQVASRFVLLVVTSALVMAFFSFSISQPLASLMSMTKKDQGEYQTMGQALGIPDSGVLFQRESSWDFNPNEPLDKLLLNKWFRQSFMAFADSCLAGESVHFYEELQQLDKLPINDPVRRIYMARHIIEKYIVAGASMEVNISHHCRQDILTTTDLAHPQLFQNALAELMQLMKLNLAKDYWSSTFFMKLRDEASMRTVHHGLDDSSWNFSPRLSSVHCTDDPFHHEHSPVESAGKHRDSGLQ
- the LOC116027671 gene encoding regulator of G-protein signaling 1 isoform X2; protein product: MPTCAVKGGCPSDYIAISIALASIILLLAKSMSPYLIHKIPRPRGSSFWLVAIQVFASFNLLLSIVVALHLLKFGKRHWWKSCYLWAVWIEGPLGFGLLLSCRIAQAFHLYFVFVKRRLPPIRSYIFLPMILLPWIAGASFLHKEKPLNDHCHMGVRWIIPVISLHAIYVATLIGFTGAIHHIEFRFQELKALWRGILVSTASIGLWIVAYVLNEIHEEISWLQVASRFVLLVVTSALVMAFFSFSISQPLASLMSMTKKDQGEYQTMGQALGIPDSGVLFQRESSWDFNPNEPLDKLLLNKWFRQSFMAFADSCLAGESVHFYEELQQLDKLPINDPVRRIYMARHIIEKYIVAGASMEVNISHHCRQDILTTTDLAHPQLFQNALAELMQLMKLLRDEASMRTVHHGLDDSSWNFSPRLSSVHCTDDPFHHEHSPVESAGKHRDSGLQ